In Eubalaena glacialis isolate mEubGla1 chromosome 2, mEubGla1.1.hap2.+ XY, whole genome shotgun sequence, a single genomic region encodes these proteins:
- the LOC133084675 gene encoding LOW QUALITY PROTEIN: olfactory receptor 6J1 (The sequence of the model RefSeq protein was modified relative to this genomic sequence to represent the inferred CDS: inserted 1 base in 1 codon; deleted 2 bases in 1 codon), whose product MEFILLGFPLNRQVELLFLVLLLPTFLLTLLGNLLIISVVLSYSRLHTPMYFFLCNLXILDILCTSVISPKALANSVSGDKTISFAGCITQCYFYFFQGTVEFLLLTVMSYDRYVTICYPLRYSTIMRPPVCIATVVFSWWALAGPGLCGTTAIELMDFMLLSTVILYCMVLVAYSYTYIVLTVACIPSASGRKKAFNTCAPHLTIVVISGSIMVIYVTPSQKEYLEINKVPSVLSSVVAPFLNPFIYTLRNDTVLGVLRDVWVRV is encoded by the exons ATGGAGTTTATTTTGCTGGGATTTCCTCTCAACAGGCAGGTGGAGCTGCTGTTCTTGGTGCTGCTACTGCCCACATTCCTGCTGACGCTCCTGGGGAACCTGCTGATCATCTCTGTTGTGCTGTCCTACTCCCGCCTCCACACCCCCATGTACTTCTTCCTGTGCAACC TCATCCTGGACATCCTCTGCACCTCTGTCATTTCTCCAAAAGCATTGGCCAACTCAGTATCTGGGGATAAAACCATCTCCTTTGCTGGCTGTATCACCCAGTGCTATTTCTACTTCTTCCAGGGCACGGTAGAGTTTCTCCTGCTGACAGTCATGTCCTATGACCGCTATGTCACCATCTGCTACCCCCTGCGGTATAGCACCATCATGAGGCCTCCTGTCTGCATTGCGACCGTTGTGTTCTCTTGG TGGGCCCTTGCTGGCCCTGGCCTGTGTGGCACCACTGCCATTGAGCTGATGGATTTTATGCTTTTGTCCACAGTCATCCTCTACTGCATGGTCCTCGTGGCCTATTCCTATACGTACATCGTCCTGACAGTAGCGTGCATCCCTTCTGCAAGTGGGAGGAAGAAGGCCTTCAACACCTGTGCTCCCCACCTGACCATAGTTGtgatttctggtagcatcatg GTTATCTATGTGACCCCCTCCCAGAAAGAATATCTGGAGATCAACAAGGTCCCTTCCGTCCTGAGCAGTGTTGTGGCTCCATTCCTCAACCCCTTCATATATACTCTGAGGAATGACACGGTGTTGGGGGTCCTCAGGGATGTGTGGGTCAGGGTTTGA